One genomic segment of Bombina bombina isolate aBomBom1 chromosome 4, aBomBom1.pri, whole genome shotgun sequence includes these proteins:
- the LOC128657471 gene encoding putative nuclease HARBI1, with translation MINLFCIAIQQRRKRRRFLELVQRYERRRRPRLFLPRIGLHTLSDREIVRRFRLNRGLIENLYLEIKDSIEPITYRTKAIPGMLKLLAVLYFLATGSFQAVTSLVVGMSQASFSSHLTVVLKALHQRIVNYVHFPETPEDWHRVKVQFYGIAGMTNILGAIDCTHVLVQPPKLGELPYRDRKRNHSLNIQVISDAKLKIMSIRSGFPGDSGYSCLQWLFTPVLNPRTPAQVRYNEAHTSTRCVIERTFGVLKSRFRCLDLSGGVLLYKPKKVSLIFLICCMLHNLALRMPDADISMLQVEYDDNVAPLEQIDASGVQARSDYIHSLFEQ, from the exons ATGATCAATCTATTTTGCATTGCTATACAACAAAGACGCAAAAGAAGGAGATTTTTGGAGTTAGTTCAGCGTTATGAACGACGCAGAAGGCCAAGGTTATTTTTACCTAGAATAGGGTTACATACCCTGAGTGACAGGGAAATTGTTCGAAGATTCCGTTTGAATAGAGGTTTAATTGAGAATCTGTATCTGGAGATCAAAGACTCCATTGAACCTATAACTTATAGGACAAAGGCAATCCCTGGAATGTTAAAACTGCTGGCTGTCCTCTATTTCCTCGCCACAGGATCATTTCAGGCTGTAACAAGTTTAGTTGTGGGGATGAGCCAGGCTTCTTTTTCAAGTCATCTAACTGTAGTATTAAAAGCCTTACACCAACGGATAGTAAATTATGTACATTTTCCGGAAACACCAGAGGATTGGCATCGTGTGAAGGTGCAGTTCTATGGGATTGCTGGGATGACAAACATTTTGGGTGCAATTGACTGTACCCATGTGTTAGTGCAGCCTCCAAAGTTAGGAGAATTGCCCTATCGTGACCGCAAGCGTAACCATTCTTTAAATATACAGGTCATCTCTGATGCCAAATTGAAGATTATGAGCATCCGGTCAGGATTCCCAG GAGATTCAGGCTATTCATGTCTCCAATGGCTTTTCACTCCTGTGCTGAACCCCAGAACTCCCGCGCAAGTGCGCTACAATGAGGCTCATACATCTACAAGATGTGTTATAGAGCGCACATTTGGCGTTTTGAAAAGCAGGTTTCGTTGTTTAGACCTCTCTGGGGGAGTACTTCTATACAAACCAAAGAAAGTATCCCTGATATTTCTCATATGTTGCATGCTCCACAACCTAGCATTACGCATGCCAGATGCTGATATTTCTATGTTACAAGTAGAGTATGATGACAATGTGGCACCTTTAGAGCAAATTGATGCAAGTGGAGTACAAGCTCGATCTGATTACATCCATTCTCTATTTGAACAATGA